GATGGAGTCCCTGCTGGGCACGAGGGGCTGGGCGATTCTTCCCCTCATTGGTTCCCCGCGTGTAAATCCTTCTCCCATCGGGTACAGCCGTTGAACCCGGACGGAGCTGAATGGACCCCAACCCCGTATCCCCCGCAGAACAGGCGGACAGCACCCCGAGCCTCGCGCCCGACCGAGCCACGGACACTACACTCGACGCGGGAATCCGCCCCGCCGGCCCTGCGGTGCCGCCGCTCACCATGGCCACGAAGCTCTGGTACGGCATCGGGCAGGCGGCGGAGGGGATCAAGGACCACGCATTCACCGCGTTCCTCCTTTTCTACTACACCCAGACCCTAGGCCTCTCCGGGACACTCGCTGGCTTCGCTCTAATCATCGCACTCGTCTTCGATGCGGTGACGGATCCTCTGACCGGCGTCCTTTCCGACCGCCTCGATTCAAAGTGGGGACGGCGACATCCGTTCATGTACGCCGCAGCCTTACCCATGGCCGTGACGTTCTACTTGGTCTTCGCTCCGCCCGCCGGATTGAGCGATGGTGCACTCTTCGCCTGGCTCACCGTGTTCACGGTCCTGACGCGCGCCTCGATGACGCTCTATCACGTCCCGCACATGTCGCTCGGAGCAGAGCTCTCGACGGACTACGACGAACGCACGCAGATCGTTCAGCTGCGCAGCATCGGTGGCTCCCTGGGCATCGCGGCATGCACGGCCGTGCCGGCGCTCTACTACTTTCGACCAACACCGGACTTTCCCAACGGCCAGCTCAACCCCGCCGTCTATCCGCCCTTTGCGTTCGTGTTCGGCATCTTGATCTGCGTCGCGATCTTCGTGTCCGCTTTGGGCACGCACAATCGTGTGCCGTATCTTCCGAAGCCGGACGGATCCGCGAGCGAGCGCAACGCCTTGTCCGGAATCGTCCATGACATGGGCGAGCTGCTGGAGCTCGAGTCCTTTCGAGCGCTGTTCTTCGGAACCACGACGATCTTCATCGCCTTGGGGCTGTCGGCCGCGCTCGGCCTCTACGCCGCGACGTACTTCTGGAAGATCACGATGACCGAGATGCTGATCGGCGGGGCCTGCACGGCGCTTGGCGGGATCGTCGGCTTCATCGTGTGGCCCGTCGTCGCGAATCGGATCGACAAGAAACCCACCTTCGTCCTCGGCGCCACGATCTTCATCATCTTCGCCGCGATCCCCTACCTCCTGAAAACCGCAGGGCTCTACCCGGCCGAGGGCAGCGCCGGCTATCTGCCCGTCTACTACGTCAACCAATTCCTGTGGACCTTCGGCATCATCGCCGCCGCCATCACCGGCGGGTCGATGATGGCGGACGTGACCGACGAAGACGAATGTCGCAATCGCCGACGCCGGGAAGGCGTGTTCTTCGGCGCGAGTTCTTTCTCCGCAAAGTGCGCTTCGGGAATCGGCATCATGCTCGCAGGCATGGTCGTCGACTACGTCGGCCTCGTGACGGACATGGCCCCCGAAGACGTGACGCCCGCAATGCAAGCCAATCTCGGCTCGGTCGTCGGCCTGACGCTACTCGTCCTCGTTTCGATCGGTACCGTCTTCTTCTCCCGCTACAAGATCACACGAGAGATTCACGCGGGCTTCCGCGAGACCCTCGACGCGCGCGCGAACGAGGACTGAAGAGTCCGGATCACGCGGACGCCCAGAAGCATCCCGGTGCGGCATTCGAGACGGAGTTGGTCTTCGATGATCCGCGAGAGACACTCCTCGGTAGCGGGACCGTGTTCTTCGGAGGCGATACGTACATCGCCGAGGTGACCGGTCATCGAATCGACCCGGTAGAGCTCGACGGGGCACACGCGTGTCCCGACTCGGGCCTTCTCCCCTAGAAGCTCACGAGCCCGCCGTGTCGCCGTCGTCGCCTGCCGCGAACACCCGGTAGAGCGCCGGGAGAACAACGAGCGTCAGAATCGTGCTCGAAAGCAGCCCCCCGACGACCACGGTCGCGAGCGGCCGCTGCACTTCGGCACCCGTGCCGGTTGCGGTCGCCATCGGCAGGAACCCGAGAGACGCTACAAGTGCCGTCATCAGAACCGGACGAAGGCGGGTGACGGCTCCATCGATGATCGCACGATCGCGAGCCATGCCGCCTGCCCGTAACTCGTTCACGAACGTAATCATCACGAGCCCATTGAGGACCGCGACACCGGACAACGCGATGAAGCCCACGGCGGCCGAAATCGAGAAAGGCATGTCGCGCAGCCACAGGCTCAGGATTCCACCCGAGAGTGCCAACGGCACGCCCGTGAAGACCATCAGCGCCGGCCGGAAGGACCCGAAGCTGGAATAGAGCAACAAGAGGATCACGAGAAGGCAAAGCGGCACGACCAAAAGCAGTCGCTCCTTCGCTCGCACCAGGTTCTCGAACTGGCCGCCCCACGAAAGCCAAGTACCGGCCGGCAGCGTGACATTCGCGCCCACCCGTTTCTGTGCCTCCGCGACGAACGATCCGATGTCTCGGCCGCGTACGTTGGTCTGTACGACGATTCGTCGTTTCCCGTTCTCCCGGCTGATCTGGTTCGGCCCCTCCGCGACCACGATGTCCGCCACCGCGGAGAGCGGGAGGTACGGAAGCGACGCACGCTCGACGTCGTCTCCGCCCAGGTTCAAGGAAAGCCGTGGACGATCGATGTGTGACAACGGCACCGGCAGGTTCTCGAGCGCCACTCGGTCCGCGCGCATCTCCTCCGGCAGCCGCACGACAACGTCAAACCGCCGATCGCCCTGGAACACCTGCCCCGCGGGCCTCCCTCCCACCGCAATTTCCACGACCTCGTGCACGTCAGCGACGGTGAGCCCGTAGGGAGCGATCGCTTGACGGTCGACTTCGATGTTCAGTACCGGAGCGCCGGACACCTGCTCGACCCGCGTATCGGCAGCGCCGGGGATGCTGCGCAGTTCGGCGGCGATCTGTTCGGCGACGGGCAAGATCTGATCGAACTCGTCACCGAACACACGCACCGCGATGTCGGCGCGCACACCCGCGATGAGCTCATTGAAGAGCATCTGGATCGGTTGTGTGAACTCGTACGCCTGGCCGGGGATCTTCTCGAGGAGTACTTGAACCCGTGCCTGAAGGTCGGCCTTCGTGTCACTCGGATCCGGCCACTCCTCGCGAGGCTTCAGCATGAGGAAGGTGTCCGAGACATGCGGGGGCATCGGGTCGGTCCCAAGCTCTCCCGTACCGGTGCGCGAGAACACGAACGCGATCTCCGGTACGTCGCGCAGTCGCCGCTCGAGATCGCGTTGCATGTCGGTCGCTTGGGCGACACTCGTGCTCGGGATCCGGATCGCGTGGACGAGGATGTCCAGCTCCGAGAGCGTCGGCGCGAACTCCTGGCCGAGCGAACGCGAGAGGAGGAGCGTTCCCGCGAAAAGGACCACCGCGGCCACCACGACCACGTGACGGAACCGCAACGCCCAACGAACGACGGCCTCGTACATCTGCTTGGCCGCGCCGAACAGACGCCCCTCGCCTTCGCGAACCCGGCCGGTGACCACCAGCGCGACCATCGCCGGCACGAACGTGAGGGAGAGGACGAAGGCCGCCGTCAGCGCGAAGATCACGGTCAACGCCATCGGCTGGAACATCTTCCCCTCGACCCCCGACAACGCGAGGATCGGAAGATAGACGAGGATGATGATCGTCTCGCCGAACGCCGTGGCCCCGCGAACCTGCCGGCTCGCATTGAAAACGGTCTCGAGGCGTTCTTCCCGCGTGAGAATCCGGCCGAGCTCCGCCTGACGCTGCCCGAGCCTCCGAAGACAGTTCTCCACGATGATCACGGCGCCGTCGACGATCAGACCAAAGTCGATCGCACCGAGGCTCATCAGGTTTCCGCTGGTCTTTGTGTGCGCCATGCCGATCGCCGCGAGCAGCATCGACAGTGGGATCGCAAGCGCGGTCACCAGCGCGGCGCGCAAGTTCCCGAGCATGAGAAACAAAACGACGATGACCAGCAGTGCACCCTCGACCAGATTGTCTCGTACGGTGCGAATCGTCGCGTCCACGAGTTGGGTTCGGTCGAGCACGGTTTTGGCTCGCACGCCCGGCGGCAAGCTCGCGCGCACCTCCGCCATCTTCTGGTCGACCGCTGCGGAGACCGTCCGGCTATTCTCACCGATACGCATCAAGGCCGTACCCAGGACGACCTCCTCACCGTTCTCCGATGCGCTTCCGCGACGCAGCTCGCCGCCAATCGCGATGGTGGCGACGGCAGCAAGACGCACCGGAATCCCCTGGCGCTCCGCGACTACGATCTCGTTGAAATCTTCTGCACGGGTCAGGCGACCCGAGGCGCGAACGACGAAGCTCTCGCCGTTGCTCTCGACGAAGCCGGCACCCGTCGCCGAATTGCTCCGCTCGAGCGCGCGAATCAGATCCGAGAACGTGAGCCCGAAGGCGGCGAGAGCATGCGGGTCCGGCTGAACCTGGTACTGCTTCACGTAGCCGCCGACCGCGTCCACGCCAGCGACCCCCGGGACCGTGGCGACCTGCGGACGGATGATCCAATCCTCGACGGTGCGAAGAAACGCCGCGAGCTCCACCTCGGTGCGCAAGGTCTCGCCGGCGGGCGTGCGATACGAACCATCGGTCTGCCAACCCGGCTTCCCGTCTCGCACGTCCGCGCCCTGTCCACCGGGATGCTCGTACTCGACGGTCCACATGTAGATCTCACTCAGACCGGTCGAGATCGGGCCGAGGAACGTCTCCACGTCGTCAGGCAGGCTTCGCGCGATCTCTCCGAGTCGCTCCGAGACCTGCTGGCGCGCGAAGTAGATGTCGACCGAGTCCTCGAAGACCGCGGTGACCTGGACGTATCCGTTGCGCGACAGGGAGCGGGTGTAGTCCAGCCCAGGAATCCCGCTGAGTGCCGTCTCGAGCGGGAACGCGACGAGCTTCTCGACTTCCTCGGGCGTGAGGGATGGCGCCAGCCCGCTGATCCGCACCTGGCGATTGGTGATGTCCGGAACCGCGTCGATGGGCAGAATCGAGAGAGAGTGGGCGCCGTACAGTGCAGCCGCGACAACCGTGGCCAACACCAGCCCGCGCTGCTCGACAGAGAATCGGAGAATGCGTTCGAGCATGGCCGCCTCAGTGATCGTGGTGCGTGTCGGCGTCTTTGCCGAGCTCGGCCTTCACGAGGAAGGCGCGCTCGTCCGCGAATCGTTCGCCGGCAGCAAGCCCCGCGGTAATCTCGGCGCGCGTTCGGCCCATCCGGCCGACAGTGACTGCGCGGGGCACGAAGGAGTCGCCCTCGACGACGAACAGGACGTCTTTGCCGCCCTTCGTGTACAGCGCACGACGCGGAACGACGACGGCCGCCGCCTGATCAAGAGCAACCGTCGCGACGGCAAACGTACCAGGACGCCATGCCCGATCCTCATTCGACAACACGACACGGGCCTTCGCCGTCCGGGTAGCCTGATCGACGATCGGTGCGATGTAGGAGATCGTGCCTTCGGCCTGAAGACCCCCGTTTGGAGCCGCGATGACCACCGGCCGGCCCACCTGCACGTCGGGCAACGCCTTTTGGTACACGGCGATGTTGACCCAGACGTCGGAGAGGTCCGCAATGATGTACGCGGGGCGATCCCGCGTTACCGCCTCGCCGGGAACCACGTGCTTGTCGATTACGGTCCCGTCGAACGCCGCGCGCAACTCGAAGGCGGCGAGCTTGTCACTCTCGATGACCGCGAGCACGTCACCCGCACGGACCGGATCGCCGACCTGCTTCTTCACCTCGCGCACGATGCCCGCGAACCGGGGCGCAACGTGGGCGAGACGGTCCGCGTTGGGGCGCACTTCCGCGGGGAGTTCGATTCCTTCGTCGACGATGCCCGCACGGGCTGTCGCCAACGTCACTCCGTGCCGCTCGAAGTCGTCGACCGAAAACGGCCCGGCCTCCTCGTGGGAACCATGCTCGTGGTCGTCGCCCCCTGCTCCCCGAGCCACGCCCGGGATCATCAAGAACAACACCAGCATGCCGATCTCGAGCTGCTTCATCGTGGGGCTCCGTTTTCCGGGTCTGCATCGAACGCCGTCGCCGTGAGTCGTTCCAGGTCAGCGCGAGCGAGGTGATACGAAGCGAGAACGGTCAAGTACTGAGAGCGCAGCTCGAAGAGCGTACGCTGCGCATCGAGTACGTCCATCGATCGAAACAGGCCCTGCCGATGGCCGTCGCGAGCGCCCGCGAACGTCTGTTCGGCTGCAGGAAGCGTATCCCGACGAAGGGTCTCCGCTTGCCCATGGGCAGCAATGAGCTCGGCGTATCGTTGCCTAACCTGCGCGCGGGCCGAGAGCTCCGCCGATGCCCGCTGCGCCTTCGCCTTCGAAAGATCTCGGGTCGCGGCCAACACGTTTCCCTGGTTTCGATCGAACACCGGCAACGGAACCGAGAACGCGAAGACCACGGCGTTGTCGCCATTGTCACTAAAGTGCCGACCTCCGAGACTGAGCGTCGGGTCCGGGAGACGCCGTGCCTCCGCGAGCGAGAGAGCTGCCGATCGCCGATCGAGCTCCGTCACCCACCGAGCGATGTCCGGGTTTTCGTACACTCGTTGCTCGAGCTTGGCCAGAGGAGGTGCCGCGACCAGCTGCGCCAGGTCGCCCGCGACGGAAGAGAACTGCGGCACGACGCTTCCCCAACTCACTGCGAGAGCAACGCGCGCTGCCGCGAGGGCTCCTTCCGCGCGTTGACGGCGAACACGGACGGTAGAGAGCTCCACCTCGGCGCGCGTTCGCTCCACGTGCGACGCCCCGCCCGCTTCGGCAAACGAGCGAACCTGTCGGACCGAATCTCCTACGAGGCGTTCCATCTCCCGAAGAAGCTCGAGTTGCTGCTGTGCGGACAACGCAGCCACGAACGCCTTCGTCGTGTCAGTCAGAACGCCGAGTCGCACGGCCTCGTACTGCCACTGCGAGAGATCACGCTCCAACTCGGCGACGCGGCGCCGCCGCGACGGCTTGCCGCCGATCGGAATCAACTGAGAGAGCCAGACGGTCGACTCGCCTTGCTCGAACGCGGCGCGATCGCCCGAGCCGCCCAGGTTCTCGAGCTCGACCAGAATCTGCGGATTGGGCAGAAGGCCCGCCTGAATGGCGCGCGCATCGCGACTTCGCACCTCCAGCGAAAAGACGGCGAGCTCCGGGTTCCCAACCAGCGCCGCGGCGACGGCGTTGCGCAAGGTCAGCGCGCCCGTCGGCTCGTTCAGCGGCGCGACGGATTCGGGCGATGGAGGCCCGGTTTCCGCGCGGGAGAAGTTGAGCCCACCGGAGGCGAACAGCAAGACGCCGGCGAGCGAGCAGAGAAAACGAACAGTCTTCACAGTGATCCTCGAAAGTCATTAGGAGCGCATGCGGTCCGGGGGACACCCACGGGCCGCGACGAAACTGGGCTCGAAAACGACTGGGATCAGACCAGCAGGACGATCGTTCTGCGTTGCAAGACTGCGGGCGCATGCGCGGCCTCGCCGAAGTGCGACACGCGCGCGACGGCGTCGGCAGCTTCGGCCCCCGCGGGATTCGCCACGACGTTCGCCAACGACCTGATGCGCGGGTGCGAAGAACTCGGACCGCACTGGCTCGTTCGCAGGCTCAAATCTCGGCACGGGTGGTGTGCGAACTCGTCGGGGTCGAGTGCTCCCCACTCCGGATGGTGGCGTTCCACCTCTTGCGTACACCTACCGTCGGCGTGGGAGAGCTCGAGGACGGTATGACCGTCTTCGGCGATGCAGAGGTTCAGATCGAACGGCGCTTCGAGACCCGCCGCGAGCTGCAGCAGAAGGGCGAGGCAGCCCACTGCGGCCCGCTGGGTGCGACGTCGATGCATCCGCGCCAATCTATCCATCTCGCCGCGTACAAGCCAGCCGGGAGGCGAATGGGGTCGCCTACTCGCCCCAGCCCTTCACTCTCGGGAACAACACGCTGCTCAGCTTTGGGAACATGCCGCTCACCTTAAAGGGCATGATGACCAGGAGTTATCGTCGTGTACGAGCAGTTCACGCAATCGCAAGAGATCTACTTCGGGCCGCTCGAGTTTCGGAAGTACGAGAAGATCGGCTTCGCGAGCCCCAGCGGGAAAGTCGATCTCAAGCCCTCTGTTCTCGAAGGACTTGGCTTCGATCCGCTGCCGTCTCGGTGATGACGGTGTCTCCGTGTACCAGGGTCGGCACCTTGCCCATTGAATTGATCGCCCGATACTCCGGCGTCTTGTTCTCGCCGGCCGCGAAGTCGACTACGATCTGCTCATGCGGCGCATCGAGCTCCTTGAGCATCCTATCTGTGGTGAGCCCTCGACTCATCGGGTTGAAATAGTGCTTCATCATCCGGCGGTACCACATCGGAAAGGAACACCCACATGAAGCTCAAACTCCTCAAATGCGACTGGGGCATGGATCACCTCGGCGACATGCCGGACCGTCTCCGGACCTATTCCAAGGCGGGCTACGACGGGGTCGAGTGCGCGGCGATCGGGATGAAGCCGGATGCCTTCGGCGAACTGACCGGAGAGCTCGGGCTCGATTATGTCGCGATGATGTTCTGCGACGACGAGAATGCGTTCCGAACGCAACTCGAAGCCGTGAAGAAGACGCGGCCGATCCTGGTCAACTGCCACCCGGGCCGGGACTGGTTCGATCTCGATCGCAGCATACGCTTCTTCAACGAGGTCCGAGACGTGGCAGAGAGCGTCGACGCACAGGTGGTCTTCGAGACCCATCGAACGCGGTGCCTGTATTCGCCGTGGGGAACCGAGCGCATTCTCAACGCCCTGCCCTGGCTGCGCATCACGGCCGACTTCTCTCACTTCACGAACGTCGCCGAGAACCCCCTTACGCAGCCACCCTACAGCGACATGATGGACCTCGCTATCGAGCGTACGGATCACATCCACGCTCGAGTCGGCAGCCCCCAAGGTGCACAAGTGCCCGACCCGCGCATCGGCGCGGGGCTGCGCTGGACGGAACGCTTCGAACGCTGGTGGGATCGCATCATCGAAGCACGGCGCAACGAGGGGCGAGCCTTCCTCACGATCAACCCAGAGTTCGGTCCGCCCCCGTACCAAGCCGTGAACCCGGAGACGGACGAGCCTCTGGCCAACATCGGTGAGATCTGCCTGTGGATGACGGCGCGTTTCCGCTCCCGTTGGGCGGGGCGACTAGGCGACTAGGCAAGTCTCGTCACTCGACAGAGTACTCAGAGCCCCCCTGGCACTGGCCTCAACTCGCCGGGCCGCGCATGCTGCGCCTTTAAAGTTGCATTTGACGATCGAGCCCTGATTCGCGCCCCGGCCGGAGGCGGCCCCCTGACCGCGGAATTCCGAAACGGGTACTCAGCGATGCTTGGCCCAGTCGGGCCAGACGATCGAAATCGGCTCGTTCGACGCACCCACGGGCTCGCCGTGGCGGAGGACCTCCACCCAATCGTGGTTGAATGAGATGTTCCCGTCGCTGAGCGCGTTCGCGTAGTGGTAGACCATGGCGGCACGCATTCCGTCGGAGACGTTGTCGGTGGAGCGGTGGCGAAGGTGAGAGTCGAAGATCAACAGATCACCGGCGCTCATCAGCACCTGCTTCTCGGCGGACGTGTCGGCGTCCTGGATCTCGACGTACCCGAGGTTCGCTCCCTCGCGCGGGTCGGCGACCACCTTGTCGTGCACCTCTTCGAGGTGCGAGCCAGGCACGACCCACAACGGCCCGTTCTCCGGCGTGGCATCACTGCAGGCCAACCAGACGCCCACCTGGGGCCTCGGCTTCATGCGGAAGTAAAAGTTGTCCTGATGCCACGGCTGGCCGATAGCGGTCGGGTGTTTGAAGATGAACTGGCTGAGGAAGCAGTCGACGTCCGGGCCGATCAGGTCTGCGAGTAGGGCGAGGAGCCGGGGCTCGGTCGCCCACTCGTAGAAGACGTCCTCGGTGCGCATGACCCGGAAGATCTTCGAAACGCGACCTTCCGGTGTCGGTGCATCTGCAAGGAGGGTCTCGGGTGAAACGAGAAGATCGTCGCGCGTCTCACCGCTGCCGATCGCGCGAGCGAGATCGACGATCCGCTGCATCATCGCGTCGAGGACCGAGCGCTCCGACCAGCCGCGCTCGATGAAGTATCCCTTCTCATCCCAGTTGGTCCGCTGTGCCTCGGTAAGCGTCATGCTGTGAATCCTCCTACCACACGGTCCGAGACGTCATGCAGCGAGGGTTCCGGGGACGGCAGGTCGAGCAGGCGCTCCGCCTCTCGGATCCCCGTCACCACCGCTCCTTCGACCGTGCTGCCGTGCGTAGATGTCGTACCGTCTCCGGCGAAGAAGGGCCTTGTGCTTGTAGGAATTACAGACCTCTTAGGACAATCGGGTGTATGAGTTTCACCCCTGAGCCGAGAGGAGATCGCTCCTGTCCAATGAGGAGCGGGAGATTCGCCGCAGGCTTCGGGTCCTCGAGCATACAGACCAGAGCGGAAACATCCGTCTGACCTGCCGGTACTTCGGGATCGCACGTTCTCCGTTCTACGTCTGGGGAGGGAAGTATCGGACTCGAGGCCGAGCTGGTCGCGCACGGCAGAAGGCGGTCGGTGCGGTCTACCCTAGGGCCATCGCACCAGAGGTCGTCGAGAAAGTCCTTCACCTGCGCCGCAGGACCGGAAACGCCGCGACCGTGACGCCCCCCAACTTGATGGGGATCATGTGGTAACGATACCAGTCGCTCCGCGCCGATCCGCGCTCACCAGTTCCCACCACAGGGTGCGACCCTTCGGAACGAACGGCGCAAAATCGAGATCGAGCAGATCTGTGACGACCACCAGGGGTTGCGCGGCGGCCTTCTCACGAGGGCCTCGGCGGCCACGACCGTCTGGTCGAACTCACGCCGCAGCAGCGCCAACATGATCTCCGGCTTGGATGGGAAGAGTTGTACAACGTACCGACCGCGAGCCCGGCGACGCGCGCAATGTCGTTCATGCCCGTCTCGGTGAACCGGTGTGAGGCGAAAAGCTCCTGCGCAGGGCCGAAAATCGCGGCGCATGGCTTCTTCTTCTGTCATTCGCGGATCCCCGGTACGTTCCTCTCGCTCCATTCCGAAAAATAGTTAATCAGTTCATGTTGTGCCCAACTCAAGCCCGGCGTGCTATCGCCTCGGGAGCCATTATGGACGAGGATCAGATTCAGCAGCCGGCTCCCGAGGCGCGGCCCCTTCTCTCGGTCGTAATCCCGATCTTCAACGAAGTCGGGACGCTCCGGGAGATCGTCGATGCGGTACGAGCTATCGGCATCGAGCACGAGCTCGTGCTCGTGGACGATGCGTCGAGCGACGGCACCCATGAACTCTTGGAGGTCATGGCGGACGAGCCGAACACGCGCGTCTTCTACCAAAGCCCGAACCAGGGCAAGGGTGCAGCGCTTCGCCGCGGGTTTGCGGAGGCCACCGGCCAGATCGTGGTCGTGCAGGACGCCGACCTCGAGTACGACCCGGCGGAGTACCCGAAGCTCATCGGGCCGATCATCGCCGGCAAGGCCGACGTCGTCTTCGGTTCCCGCTTCGTCGGAAGCGATGCGCATCGTGTCCTCTACTTCTGGCACTCCGTCGTGAACCGCTCGCTCACGATGCTCTCGAACATCTTCACGAATCTGAACCTCACCGACATGGAGACCTGCTACAAGGTCTTCCGCCGCGAGGTGCTCGAGTCGTTCACGCTCGAGGAGAACCGCTTCGGAATCGAACCCGAGGTCACGGCGAAGGTGGCCAAGGGCAACTGGCGCGTCTACGAAGTCGGGATCTCATACTCCGGACGCACCTACGACGAAGGCAAGAAGATCGGCTGGAAAGACGGCGTCCGCGCGCTGTTCTGCATTCTTAAGTACAACCTCTTTAGGTAGGCACCGAGTAGGCCCGCGTGGGCCCCTAAATGCGATTTCGGGCAAGTTCCGAAGA
The nucleotide sequence above comes from Candidatus Binatia bacterium. Encoded proteins:
- a CDS encoding MFS transporter; amino-acid sequence: MDPNPVSPAEQADSTPSLAPDRATDTTLDAGIRPAGPAVPPLTMATKLWYGIGQAAEGIKDHAFTAFLLFYYTQTLGLSGTLAGFALIIALVFDAVTDPLTGVLSDRLDSKWGRRHPFMYAAALPMAVTFYLVFAPPAGLSDGALFAWLTVFTVLTRASMTLYHVPHMSLGAELSTDYDERTQIVQLRSIGGSLGIAACTAVPALYYFRPTPDFPNGQLNPAVYPPFAFVFGILICVAIFVSALGTHNRVPYLPKPDGSASERNALSGIVHDMGELLELESFRALFFGTTTIFIALGLSAALGLYAATYFWKITMTEMLIGGACTALGGIVGFIVWPVVANRIDKKPTFVLGATIFIIFAAIPYLLKTAGLYPAEGSAGYLPVYYVNQFLWTFGIIAAAITGGSMMADVTDEDECRNRRRREGVFFGASSFSAKCASGIGIMLAGMVVDYVGLVTDMAPEDVTPAMQANLGSVVGLTLLVLVSIGTVFFSRYKITREIHAGFRETLDARANED
- a CDS encoding CusA/CzcA family heavy metal efflux RND transporter, with protein sequence MLERILRFSVEQRGLVLATVVAAALYGAHSLSILPIDAVPDITNRQVRISGLAPSLTPEEVEKLVAFPLETALSGIPGLDYTRSLSRNGYVQVTAVFEDSVDIYFARQQVSERLGEIARSLPDDVETFLGPISTGLSEIYMWTVEYEHPGGQGADVRDGKPGWQTDGSYRTPAGETLRTEVELAAFLRTVEDWIIRPQVATVPGVAGVDAVGGYVKQYQVQPDPHALAAFGLTFSDLIRALERSNSATGAGFVESNGESFVVRASGRLTRAEDFNEIVVAERQGIPVRLAAVATIAIGGELRRGSASENGEEVVLGTALMRIGENSRTVSAAVDQKMAEVRASLPPGVRAKTVLDRTQLVDATIRTVRDNLVEGALLVIVVLFLMLGNLRAALVTALAIPLSMLLAAIGMAHTKTSGNLMSLGAIDFGLIVDGAVIIVENCLRRLGQRQAELGRILTREERLETVFNASRQVRGATAFGETIIILVYLPILALSGVEGKMFQPMALTVIFALTAAFVLSLTFVPAMVALVVTGRVREGEGRLFGAAKQMYEAVVRWALRFRHVVVVAAVVLFAGTLLLSRSLGQEFAPTLSELDILVHAIRIPSTSVAQATDMQRDLERRLRDVPEIAFVFSRTGTGELGTDPMPPHVSDTFLMLKPREEWPDPSDTKADLQARVQVLLEKIPGQAYEFTQPIQMLFNELIAGVRADIAVRVFGDEFDQILPVAEQIAAELRSIPGAADTRVEQVSGAPVLNIEVDRQAIAPYGLTVADVHEVVEIAVGGRPAGQVFQGDRRFDVVVRLPEEMRADRVALENLPVPLSHIDRPRLSLNLGGDDVERASLPYLPLSAVADIVVAEGPNQISRENGKRRIVVQTNVRGRDIGSFVAEAQKRVGANVTLPAGTWLSWGGQFENLVRAKERLLLVVPLCLLVILLLLYSSFGSFRPALMVFTGVPLALSGGILSLWLRDMPFSISAAVGFIALSGVAVLNGLVMITFVNELRAGGMARDRAIIDGAVTRLRPVLMTALVASLGFLPMATATGTGAEVQRPLATVVVGGLLSSTILTLVVLPALYRVFAAGDDGDTAGS
- a CDS encoding efflux RND transporter periplasmic adaptor subunit, producing MKQLEIGMLVLFLMIPGVARGAGGDDHEHGSHEEAGPFSVDDFERHGVTLATARAGIVDEGIELPAEVRPNADRLAHVAPRFAGIVREVKKQVGDPVRAGDVLAVIESDKLAAFELRAAFDGTVIDKHVVPGEAVTRDRPAYIIADLSDVWVNIAVYQKALPDVQVGRPVVIAAPNGGLQAEGTISYIAPIVDQATRTAKARVVLSNEDRAWRPGTFAVATVALDQAAAVVVPRRALYTKGGKDVLFVVEGDSFVPRAVTVGRMGRTRAEITAGLAAGERFADERAFLVKAELGKDADTHHDH
- a CDS encoding TolC family protein, which gives rise to MKTVRFLCSLAGVLLFASGGLNFSRAETGPPSPESVAPLNEPTGALTLRNAVAAALVGNPELAVFSLEVRSRDARAIQAGLLPNPQILVELENLGGSGDRAAFEQGESTVWLSQLIPIGGKPSRRRRVAELERDLSQWQYEAVRLGVLTDTTKAFVAALSAQQQLELLREMERLVGDSVRQVRSFAEAGGASHVERTRAEVELSTVRVRRQRAEGALAAARVALAVSWGSVVPQFSSVAGDLAQLVAAPPLAKLEQRVYENPDIARWVTELDRRSAALSLAEARRLPDPTLSLGGRHFSDNGDNAVVFAFSVPLPVFDRNQGNVLAATRDLSKAKAQRASAELSARAQVRQRYAELIAAHGQAETLRRDTLPAAEQTFAGARDGHRQGLFRSMDVLDAQRTLFELRSQYLTVLASYHLARADLERLTATAFDADPENGAPR
- a CDS encoding glutathione S-transferase, giving the protein MLKELDAPHEQIVVDFAAGENKTPEYRAINSMGKVPTLVHGDTVITETAADRSQVLREQRA
- a CDS encoding phytanoyl-CoA dioxygenase family protein: MTLTEAQRTNWDEKGYFIERGWSERSVLDAMMQRIVDLARAIGSGETRDDLLVSPETLLADAPTPEGRVSKIFRVMRTEDVFYEWATEPRLLALLADLIGPDVDCFLSQFIFKHPTAIGQPWHQDNFYFRMKPRPQVGVWLACSDATPENGPLWVVPGSHLEEVHDKVVADPREGANLGYVEIQDADTSAEKQVLMSAGDLLIFDSHLRHRSTDNVSDGMRAAMVYHYANALSDGNISFNHDWVEVLRHGEPVGASNEPISIVWPDWAKHR
- a CDS encoding glycosyltransferase family 2 protein, with amino-acid sequence MDEDQIQQPAPEARPLLSVVIPIFNEVGTLREIVDAVRAIGIEHELVLVDDASSDGTHELLEVMADEPNTRVFYQSPNQGKGAALRRGFAEATGQIVVVQDADLEYDPAEYPKLIGPIIAGKADVVFGSRFVGSDAHRVLYFWHSVVNRSLTMLSNIFTNLNLTDMETCYKVFRREVLESFTLEENRFGIEPEVTAKVAKGNWRVYEVGISYSGRTYDEGKKIGWKDGVRALFCILKYNLFR